A single Nocardioides bizhenqiangii DNA region contains:
- a CDS encoding DUF5130 family protein: MAVGSLSSAQQAALDATIRAAEQQCRAEISVFVGPIEGDDPHRFATSLHNTLVLPSRSILVMVDPTRRAVEVITGGEVRRKLTDAEAALAIEEMTRSFADGDLAGGLTRGIRLLAEHARS; the protein is encoded by the coding sequence GTGGCTGTCGGGTCCCTCTCCAGCGCTCAGCAGGCCGCGCTCGACGCGACCATCCGGGCGGCCGAGCAGCAGTGCCGCGCCGAGATCTCGGTCTTCGTCGGTCCGATCGAGGGTGACGACCCGCACCGGTTCGCGACCAGCCTGCACAACACGCTCGTGCTGCCGTCGCGCAGCATCCTGGTGATGGTCGACCCCACGCGGCGTGCGGTCGAGGTCATCACCGGCGGGGAAGTCCGCCGCAAGCTCACCGACGCGGAGGCCGCGCTCGCGATCGAGGAGATGACCCGCTCGTTCGCCGACGGCGACCTCGCGGGCGGTCTGACGCGTGGCATCCGGCTGCTCGCCGAACACGCACGGTCGTGA